A window from Deinococcus malanensis encodes these proteins:
- a CDS encoding cytochrome P450, with the protein MTSDFHASEPARCPFTGQSAEPATASRTRRPGPMPTGSVERDARGVYRIHSFQAARDILRSEDVRQAGFMAEAAGEMGSRTPLMTRMPVLFAEGEEHHDMRRATARYFTPAAVGAYQPMIAALADNLIADLAGQGEISLDDLSLRLGVNVAAQVVGLTSSRLPGLEKRITAFVEGQGDSEPGAAQPQGRLDHFRQQAHLGLFYLLDVKPAIQARRRSRRDDLISYLVERGYNDLEIMTECLTYGTAGMVTTREFITVAAWHLLKNAELRADYVHGTEKQRHDILHEILRLEPVVNTLYRRAQAELTVDGVTIPQGSLMALNVQYANLDPQTVGADPGQLCPARPLPRGVQPPVLSFGDGHHRCPGAFLAIRESDIFLRRLLLWRDLELVQEPQVSYNEVVKGFELRGLRVRLGSRARA; encoded by the coding sequence ATGACCAGCGATTTCCACGCCTCTGAACCTGCCCGCTGCCCCTTTACCGGCCAGAGTGCCGAGCCTGCCACGGCCAGCCGGACCCGCCGCCCGGGACCCATGCCCACCGGGTCGGTCGAGCGCGATGCCCGCGGCGTCTACCGGATCCACTCGTTCCAGGCTGCCCGCGACATCCTGCGCAGCGAGGACGTCCGTCAGGCCGGATTCATGGCCGAGGCCGCCGGGGAAATGGGCAGCCGCACGCCCCTGATGACGCGGATGCCGGTCCTGTTTGCCGAGGGAGAGGAGCATCACGACATGCGCCGCGCCACGGCCCGGTATTTCACGCCAGCTGCCGTCGGCGCGTACCAGCCCATGATCGCCGCGCTGGCCGACAACCTGATCGCTGATCTGGCCGGCCAGGGTGAAATTAGCCTGGACGACCTGAGTCTGCGTCTGGGTGTCAACGTGGCGGCGCAGGTCGTGGGGCTGACCAGCAGCCGGCTGCCGGGCCTGGAAAAACGCATCACGGCGTTTGTGGAAGGCCAGGGTGACAGTGAACCGGGAGCCGCCCAGCCTCAGGGGCGCCTGGACCATTTCCGGCAGCAGGCTCACCTGGGCCTGTTTTACCTGCTGGACGTCAAGCCGGCGATTCAGGCCCGGCGCAGGTCGCGCCGTGACGACCTGATCAGCTACCTGGTGGAGCGCGGTTACAACGATCTGGAGATCATGACCGAGTGCCTGACCTATGGCACTGCCGGGATGGTCACCACCCGAGAATTCATCACGGTGGCCGCCTGGCACCTGCTGAAGAACGCGGAGTTGCGCGCCGATTACGTGCACGGCACCGAAAAGCAGCGGCATGACATCCTGCACGAGATCCTGCGGCTCGAGCCGGTCGTGAACACGCTGTACCGCCGCGCCCAGGCAGAACTGACCGTGGACGGCGTAACCATCCCGCAGGGCAGCCTGATGGCCCTAAACGTCCAGTACGCCAATCTGGACCCCCAGACGGTGGGTGCTGATCCCGGGCAGCTGTGCCCGGCGCGTCCACTGCCCCGCGGGGTGCAGCCTCCGGTGCTGTCGTTCGGGGACGGTCACCACCGCTGCCCGGGGGCCTTTCTGGCCATCAGGGAGAGCGACATCTTCCTGCGCCGCCTGCTGCTATGGCGCGACCTCGAACTTGTGCAGGAGCCGCAGGTGTCCTACAACGAGGTCGTCAAGGGCTTTGAACTGCGCGGCCTGCGGGTGCGGCTGGGCAGCCGGGCTCGGGCCTGA
- a CDS encoding thiolase family protein — MSKAVIVAASRTPTGKFMGTLADVGAVDLGALTLAETLRRSGLPAGLIEDVIMGQVVQAGSGQNPARQAALKAGLSHEVGALTINKVCGSGLKAVILAAQSIRAGDQQAVLAGGMESMSNAPHLLPQARKGYRLGHAQVLDANTHDGLWCSINNEGMGLTGERVAEKYAIGREEQDAFATSSHQKAVAATQEGRFRDEIVPVTVKGRKGDVVVDTDEGPRADTSAETLGRLKPAFKQDGSVTAGNAPGLNDGAASLLVMSEEAAQTHGLTPLAEIIDYATGGLAPEWVMMTPVPATQKLLQKLGMNADDVDLWELNEAFSVQSLAVSRELGLDPARVNVNGGAVALGHPIGASGARILVTLLHALKQQDKETGVATLCMGGGNGLAMAVRRL; from the coding sequence ATGTCAAAAGCTGTGATCGTGGCGGCCTCGCGCACGCCGACCGGCAAGTTCATGGGAACTCTGGCTGATGTGGGCGCCGTTGACCTGGGAGCTCTCACCCTGGCCGAAACGCTCAGGCGCAGTGGTCTCCCCGCTGGATTGATTGAGGACGTCATCATGGGCCAGGTCGTGCAGGCCGGCAGTGGACAGAACCCCGCCCGGCAGGCCGCCCTGAAAGCGGGTCTGAGCCATGAGGTGGGTGCCCTGACCATCAACAAGGTGTGCGGCAGCGGTCTGAAAGCCGTGATCCTGGCCGCGCAGAGCATCCGCGCAGGTGATCAGCAGGCGGTGCTGGCCGGCGGCATGGAAAGCATGAGCAATGCTCCGCATTTGCTGCCGCAGGCCCGCAAGGGCTACCGCCTGGGCCATGCTCAGGTGCTTGACGCCAATACCCACGACGGCCTGTGGTGCTCGATCAACAACGAGGGCATGGGCCTGACCGGCGAGCGCGTGGCCGAGAAGTACGCCATCGGCCGCGAGGAGCAGGACGCCTTCGCCACCTCCAGCCACCAGAAGGCCGTCGCCGCTACCCAGGAAGGCCGATTCCGTGACGAGATCGTGCCGGTGACGGTCAAGGGCCGCAAGGGTGACGTGGTGGTGGACACCGATGAGGGACCGCGCGCTGATACCAGCGCCGAGACGCTGGGCAGGCTCAAGCCCGCCTTCAAGCAGGACGGCAGCGTGACCGCCGGAAACGCCCCGGGCCTCAACGACGGCGCCGCCAGTCTGCTGGTCATGAGCGAGGAGGCCGCCCAGACCCACGGCCTGACCCCCCTGGCCGAGATCATTGATTACGCCACCGGCGGTCTCGCCCCCGAGTGGGTCATGATGACCCCGGTGCCCGCCACCCAGAAGCTGCTGCAGAAGCTGGGAATGAATGCTGACGACGTGGACCTCTGGGAACTGAACGAGGCCTTCAGCGTGCAGAGTCTGGCGGTCAGCCGTGAACTGGGCCTGGATCCCGCGCGGGTGAATGTGAATGGCGGTGCCGTGGCCCTGGGCCATCCCATCGGTGCGTCGGGCGCGCGCATTCTGGTGACCCTGCTGCACGCCCTGAAGCAGCAGGACAAGGAAACCGGCGTAGCCACCCTGTGCATGGGTGGCGGCAACGGACTGGCCATGGCGGTCCGGCGGTTGTGA
- a CDS encoding 3-hydroxyacyl-CoA dehydrogenase family protein → MKFGVIGAGQMGGGIAQVAAQSGFDVVVQDVQQAFLDRGRGVIEKSLAKLHEKGKLTGTPEEILGRIRFTTELSDFADCDLVVEAIVENEAVKAELFRKLGEIVQPEGILASNTSSIPITALASASGRPERFIGMHFMNPVPLMALVEVIRGYSTSDETTRIVTETAQKMGKTPLSCNDFPGFVSNRILMPMLNEAIQCVMEGVAEPEAIDGIMKLGMNHPMGPLTLADFIGLDTCLAIMEVLHQGLGDDKYRPSPLLRKMVQAGLLGRKSGQGFYKY, encoded by the coding sequence ATGAAATTTGGAGTCATCGGAGCAGGCCAGATGGGCGGCGGTATCGCCCAGGTCGCAGCACAGAGCGGATTCGACGTGGTCGTGCAGGATGTTCAGCAGGCTTTTCTTGACCGGGGCCGGGGCGTCATCGAAAAGAGCCTTGCCAAGCTGCACGAGAAGGGAAAGCTGACCGGCACGCCGGAGGAGATCCTGGGCCGCATCCGCTTCACGACCGAGCTGTCGGACTTCGCGGACTGCGATCTGGTGGTGGAAGCCATCGTGGAGAACGAGGCGGTCAAGGCCGAGCTGTTCCGGAAGCTGGGGGAGATCGTCCAGCCCGAAGGGATCCTGGCCAGCAACACCAGCTCGATTCCGATCACGGCTCTGGCCAGCGCCTCAGGCCGTCCGGAGCGCTTTATCGGGATGCACTTCATGAATCCGGTGCCGCTGATGGCGCTGGTGGAAGTGATCCGGGGCTACAGCACCAGCGATGAGACGACCCGGATCGTTACCGAGACCGCTCAGAAGATGGGCAAGACCCCGCTGTCCTGCAACGACTTCCCCGGATTTGTCAGCAACCGCATCCTGATGCCCATGCTGAACGAGGCCATTCAGTGCGTTATGGAAGGCGTGGCGGAGCCCGAGGCCATCGACGGCATTATGAAACTGGGCATGAACCACCCCATGGGACCGCTCACGCTGGCTGACTTCATCGGACTGGATACTTGCCTGGCCATCATGGAGGTGCTCCATCAGGGACTGGGAGACGACAAATACCGTCCCAGCCCACTGCTGCGCAAGATGGTGCAGGCCGGGCTGCTGGGGCGCAAGAGCGGGCAGGGCTTCTACAAGTACTGA
- the hemC gene encoding hydroxymethylbilane synthase, protein MRTVTVGTRGSTLALAQTRWVVARLKEEWPDTDFRIQTISTKGDRNRESLETMAQKGDKGFWVKEIEDALLQKRIDIAVHSLKDLPTEQPEGLEVASIPKRVDARDVLIGKEGMKRLADLPQGARVGTSSVRRKAFLRAYRPDLQVIDLRGNIDTRLAALAGDEYDAIILAAAGLIRTEMRHRIDEFVEPDILLPAPGQGALALETRSGPENDLTIEVAYAIHDHGTDDRITAEREFLAGLGAGCMAPVGAHASIKGGVLTLEGWVGALDGSKVIRATSIGDPTECADIGAELAGDMLGQGAQALIDAARE, encoded by the coding sequence ATGCGTACGGTGACGGTAGGGACGCGCGGTTCGACTCTCGCGCTCGCTCAGACCCGGTGGGTGGTCGCCCGCCTGAAGGAGGAATGGCCCGACACGGACTTCCGGATTCAGACCATCAGCACAAAAGGCGACCGAAACCGCGAAAGTCTGGAAACAATGGCTCAGAAGGGTGACAAGGGGTTCTGGGTCAAGGAGATCGAGGACGCCCTGCTGCAGAAACGGATTGACATCGCCGTACACAGCCTCAAGGATCTTCCGACCGAGCAGCCCGAGGGGCTGGAGGTGGCCAGCATTCCCAAGCGCGTGGACGCCCGCGACGTCCTGATCGGCAAGGAAGGCATGAAGCGCCTCGCGGACCTGCCGCAGGGCGCCCGGGTGGGCACCAGCAGCGTGCGCCGCAAGGCCTTCCTGCGGGCCTACCGCCCGGACCTGCAGGTGATCGATCTGCGTGGCAACATCGACACCCGGCTTGCGGCCCTGGCCGGCGACGAGTACGACGCAATCATCCTGGCGGCGGCCGGGCTGATCCGCACCGAGATGCGCCACCGTATTGACGAGTTTGTCGAGCCTGACATCCTGCTGCCGGCTCCCGGACAGGGAGCCCTGGCGCTGGAGACCCGTTCTGGTCCCGAGAACGACCTGACCATCGAGGTGGCCTACGCCATTCACGACCACGGCACCGACGACCGCATCACCGCCGAGCGCGAGTTTCTGGCGGGACTGGGCGCCGGGTGCATGGCCCCGGTAGGCGCGCACGCCAGCATCAAGGGCGGCGTGCTGACCCTGGAAGGCTGGGTGGGTGCCCTGGACGGCAGCAAGGTCATCCGCGCCACCAGCATTGGCGACCCCACGGAATGCGCCGATATTGGCGCGGAACTGGCCGGCGACATGCTGGGCCAGGGGGCCCAGGCGCTGATCGACGCGGCGCGCGAATGA
- a CDS encoding family 10 glycosylhydrolase, whose product MSISFRRLALFSLSLTLGAAQAQGPAPVAAVPPPAVAAPGSALRGLWVDAFGPGLKTRAQVRQTVDDAVKLGVNTLFVQAIRRGDCLCLKSTLPVVTDADLEKNFDPLALVTELAHARGIKVIAWASVTGISNTAAPNSNPRHVTRAHGPQSGKASWMARRPDNSWLEGRDGWLDAGIPEAAEYMAAGVVSLVRNYPVDGVQLDRIRYPDGGVWGYDPKVLARYRAETGAKGVPAGNDARWQQWKRDQITGLVRRIALEVKTLKPDAWVSAATITYVRPPAPGDRAGFRRTRTYLEVMQDWLGWMNEGLIDLNVLMNYKRDGVNDQTAWFDGWNAFAHSVRSRQDGQGAAVASGTAMYLNTPEVTASQAARSVRAGLGWVGYSYRTPTLNVFNARESGAQGLTAVREALTAPGAALATPVRWTDTAPTSRGLMGRITGTAVPGHHQVTVWQGGRQIAQSLTDGNGYYGFLTLEPGRYEVRVSGQRWVDTVPARGIVRLPDLLVRLPKPVAMPVQAPAPLPDPVRETDKLPAPP is encoded by the coding sequence ATGAGCATCTCCTTTCGCCGCTTGGCGTTGTTTTCCCTGTCTCTGACGCTTGGTGCCGCACAGGCACAGGGCCCCGCTCCTGTGGCTGCTGTTCCTCCGCCGGCGGTGGCGGCTCCCGGCTCTGCCCTGCGGGGCCTGTGGGTGGACGCCTTCGGCCCCGGCCTGAAGACCCGCGCGCAGGTCCGCCAGACCGTGGATGACGCGGTAAAGCTGGGCGTGAACACGCTGTTTGTCCAGGCGATCCGGCGGGGCGACTGCCTGTGCCTGAAAAGCACCCTTCCCGTGGTCACGGACGCGGATCTGGAGAAAAACTTTGATCCGCTGGCCCTGGTGACGGAGCTGGCCCATGCCCGTGGAATAAAGGTGATCGCCTGGGCCAGCGTGACGGGGATCTCCAACACCGCGGCTCCCAACAGCAACCCCCGGCACGTCACCCGCGCGCATGGCCCGCAAAGTGGCAAGGCCTCCTGGATGGCGCGGCGGCCGGACAACAGCTGGCTCGAAGGCCGGGACGGCTGGCTGGACGCGGGCATTCCTGAGGCAGCCGAGTACATGGCCGCCGGGGTCGTCAGTCTGGTCAGGAACTACCCGGTTGACGGCGTGCAGCTTGACCGCATCCGCTACCCGGACGGTGGCGTGTGGGGCTATGACCCGAAGGTACTGGCCCGCTACCGCGCCGAGACGGGTGCCAAAGGCGTTCCTGCCGGCAACGACGCGCGCTGGCAGCAGTGGAAGCGCGACCAGATCACCGGACTGGTGCGGCGCATCGCCCTGGAGGTCAAGACCCTGAAACCGGACGCCTGGGTCAGCGCTGCCACCATCACCTACGTGCGGCCACCCGCACCAGGGGACCGCGCCGGGTTCCGGCGTACCCGGACCTATCTGGAAGTCATGCAGGACTGGCTGGGCTGGATGAACGAGGGACTGATCGACCTGAACGTCCTGATGAATTACAAGCGCGACGGAGTCAACGATCAGACCGCCTGGTTCGACGGCTGGAATGCCTTTGCCCACAGCGTCCGCTCCCGTCAGGACGGCCAGGGTGCCGCCGTGGCCTCGGGCACGGCCATGTACCTCAATACGCCTGAGGTAACCGCGTCTCAGGCCGCGCGCAGCGTGCGTGCGGGCCTGGGCTGGGTGGGCTACTCCTACCGCACGCCGACCCTGAATGTCTTCAATGCCAGAGAAAGTGGCGCGCAGGGGCTGACAGCGGTGCGTGAGGCCCTGACTGCGCCAGGCGCCGCCCTGGCCACTCCGGTCCGCTGGACCGATACCGCTCCGACCTCGCGCGGGCTGATGGGCCGCATCACCGGCACGGCGGTGCCAGGACACCACCAGGTGACGGTGTGGCAGGGTGGCCGGCAGATCGCCCAGAGCCTGACCGACGGCAACGGTTACTACGGCTTTCTCACCCTGGAACCCGGCCGCTACGAGGTGCGGGTCAGCGGCCAACGCTGGGTGGACACCGTCCCTGCGCGTGGCATCGTGCGCCTGCCGGATCTGCTGGTGCGGCTGCCTAAGCCCGTGGCCATGCCGGTGCAGGCCCCCGCGCCCCTGCCCGATCCGGTCCGCGAGACCGATAAGCTGCCTGCCCCACCTTAA
- a CDS encoding asparaginase, with amino-acid sequence MKRLAVIHTGGTIASRRNPNGPGFTPQTPPTVPGLPGVQVTDHQPFTLPSPHVTPAHMLTLAQLIESLAPTHDAVVVTHGTDTLEETAFALHLLLRTKAPVVLTGSMRHAGAVSWDGPGNLLDAAQVALHPATAGRGPLVVFGGDVFDARTVTKVHSTAVDAFGGYPGPIGRIDRVGETPQVRFFASPEPRQAFTPTQLGARVDILYAYAGWTGEGYAEAAARADGLVIAALGTGNLPGELLPLIEATNKPVVIATRTHAGPVIPVYGYAGGGATLVEAGAIPASFLNAHKARILLLVLLSLGLDREAIRRVFVDDPF; translated from the coding sequence ATGAAGCGACTTGCGGTGATTCATACGGGCGGCACGATTGCCAGCCGGCGGAATCCGAATGGTCCGGGGTTCACCCCGCAGACGCCGCCCACCGTGCCCGGCCTGCCGGGCGTTCAGGTCACCGACCACCAGCCGTTCACCCTGCCCAGCCCGCATGTGACGCCGGCGCACATGCTGACGCTGGCTCAGCTGATCGAGTCGCTGGCGCCCACCCATGACGCCGTGGTGGTCACGCACGGCACCGATACGCTGGAAGAGACTGCCTTTGCCCTGCACCTGCTGCTTCGGACCAAGGCCCCCGTGGTGCTGACCGGCAGCATGCGTCACGCCGGGGCCGTCTCTTGGGACGGCCCGGGCAACCTGCTCGACGCCGCACAGGTCGCGCTGCACCCGGCCACCGCCGGGCGCGGCCCGCTGGTGGTGTTCGGCGGGGATGTCTTTGACGCCCGCACGGTGACCAAGGTCCACAGCACGGCGGTGGACGCTTTCGGGGGCTACCCCGGCCCCATCGGGCGCATCGACCGGGTGGGGGAGACGCCTCAGGTCCGTTTCTTCGCCAGCCCAGAGCCGCGTCAGGCGTTTACGCCCACGCAACTGGGTGCGCGGGTTGACATTCTGTATGCCTACGCCGGCTGGACCGGGGAAGGCTACGCAGAGGCGGCTGCGCGGGCCGACGGGCTGGTCATTGCTGCGCTGGGCACTGGGAACCTGCCGGGCGAACTGCTGCCCCTGATCGAGGCCACCAACAAACCCGTGGTGATTGCCACCCGCACGCACGCCGGGCCGGTGATTCCGGTGTATGGCTACGCCGGCGGCGGCGCGACCCTGGTCGAGGCAGGCGCCATCCCGGCCAGCTTTCTCAACGCCCACAAGGCGCGCATTCTGCTGCTGGTGCTGCTGAGTCTGGGACTTGACCGGGAAGCGATCCGGCGCGTGTTTGTGGACGACCCCTTCTGA
- a CDS encoding nucleoside triphosphate pyrophosphohydrolase, with protein MGKLVRDRIPELFGGPDSVYVSLSTPGYRVALRNKLLEEAREYLESGETLELADVLEVVYALAALDGVSRAELEELRATKARERGSFADRVWWEDAP; from the coding sequence ATGGGCAAACTGGTCCGCGACCGCATTCCGGAACTTTTTGGTGGGCCGGACAGTGTTTACGTTTCTCTCAGCACCCCCGGGTACCGCGTGGCTCTGCGCAACAAGTTGCTGGAAGAGGCGCGGGAATATCTGGAATCCGGCGAGACGCTCGAGCTGGCCGACGTGCTGGAGGTGGTTTACGCCCTGGCGGCACTGGACGGCGTCAGCCGGGCTGAACTGGAAGAGCTGCGCGCCACAAAGGCCCGGGAACGCGGTAGTTTCGCTGACCGGGTGTGGTGGGAGGACGCGCCCTGA
- the dnaX gene encoding DNA polymerase III subunit gamma/tau translates to MSAIYQRARPIRWDEVVGQEHVKDVLRAALEQGRVGHAYLFSGPRGVGKTTTARLIAMTANCTGPLPRPCGDCESCLSVRAGSHPDVLEIDAASNNSVDDVRDLREKVSLAAMRGGKKIYILDEAHMMSRAAFNALLKTLEEPPSHVIFILATTEPEKIIPTILSRCQHYRFRRLTAEEIAGKLTGLAAKEGVRAEPDALQLIGRLADGAMRDGESLLERMLAAGTAVTRVGVEEALGLPPGERVRGIAGALVLGDAGSALQGAAQLYRDGFAARTVVEGLVSAVGTALHAELGLSGERLEGADVPRLLRLQAALDEQEARFVRSADQQSLELALTHALLAADGGAGSTAASSNAPAASIPADLAQRLNRLEKEVSSLRAGGASGVQAPAAPVADFDPGARRGPAPVREVAAQALGQVAPAAAPAAVQGSWVDVVRQASMQLKAFLKPARMHAEPGYVSLSYDDKNAFHAKQIAGKFDDVAKLVLKVFGPVTFELIAPEGSRKLSLGGAASHVGPAEAPAAPVQSPSLPTPGGATRTEPAAATPEIAPFDPAPRRTSSRGPAFEPVEAGPQASAQRPASRPAAVATLDAPPPRPQVVERSQTEQRVPPASPDDVARSPLPVHSPAPWDTGHVADGPQAPADAQGGDQLPAGGQSRDLYVVEPITEEPDWGQIGGQFAGEVPPDLGDSPFTEYVPQRPRPAAPPAPAAAEPSAPATAGRPADIRAHPMYEDIKSRFNGRVREIGKNRNVPAVTPESDVDDEDAEV, encoded by the coding sequence GTGAGCGCCATCTATCAGCGTGCCCGGCCTATCCGCTGGGACGAGGTGGTGGGCCAGGAGCACGTCAAAGACGTGTTGCGTGCCGCGTTGGAGCAGGGGCGGGTGGGCCACGCGTACCTGTTTTCCGGGCCGCGCGGCGTCGGTAAGACGACCACCGCGCGCCTGATCGCCATGACCGCCAACTGCACCGGACCGCTGCCCAGGCCTTGCGGAGACTGCGAGAGCTGCCTGTCGGTGCGCGCCGGGTCCCATCCGGACGTTCTGGAAATCGACGCGGCCAGCAACAACAGCGTCGACGACGTCCGTGACCTGCGGGAAAAGGTCTCGCTGGCGGCCATGCGCGGCGGCAAGAAGATCTACATTCTGGACGAGGCGCACATGATGTCGCGAGCGGCCTTCAACGCGCTGCTCAAGACGCTGGAAGAGCCACCCTCGCACGTAATTTTCATCCTGGCGACCACCGAGCCCGAAAAGATCATCCCGACCATTCTGTCGCGCTGCCAGCACTACCGCTTCCGCCGCCTGACCGCCGAGGAGATTGCCGGCAAGCTCACTGGGCTGGCCGCGAAGGAGGGGGTACGCGCCGAGCCCGACGCCCTGCAGCTGATCGGCCGCCTCGCCGACGGCGCCATGCGCGACGGCGAGAGCCTGCTGGAACGCATGCTGGCCGCCGGAACGGCCGTCACCCGCGTCGGGGTCGAAGAAGCGCTGGGCTTGCCTCCGGGTGAACGGGTGCGCGGCATCGCCGGCGCCCTGGTATTGGGTGACGCCGGGAGTGCCCTGCAGGGCGCGGCGCAGCTGTACCGCGACGGCTTCGCGGCGCGCACGGTGGTCGAGGGGCTGGTCTCAGCGGTGGGCACGGCGCTGCACGCCGAACTGGGCCTCAGCGGCGAGCGGCTCGAGGGGGCCGATGTTCCCCGGCTGCTCAGGCTGCAGGCCGCCCTGGACGAGCAGGAGGCCCGCTTTGTCCGCAGTGCCGACCAGCAGAGCCTGGAACTGGCCCTGACCCACGCCCTGCTGGCGGCCGATGGTGGTGCAGGCAGTACAGCTGCATCGTCAAATGCACCGGCAGCCAGCATTCCCGCAGATCTGGCACAACGGCTCAACCGTCTGGAGAAGGAAGTAAGCTCACTGCGGGCCGGTGGGGCATCGGGCGTTCAGGCCCCTGCGGCACCCGTGGCTGACTTCGACCCGGGGGCACGCAGGGGTCCGGCTCCGGTGCGCGAAGTGGCGGCGCAGGCGCTGGGCCAGGTGGCTCCAGCGGCCGCGCCAGCGGCGGTTCAGGGCAGCTGGGTGGACGTGGTCCGGCAGGCCAGCATGCAGCTCAAGGCCTTTCTGAAGCCTGCGCGCATGCACGCCGAGCCGGGCTATGTCAGCCTCAGCTATGACGACAAGAACGCCTTTCATGCCAAGCAGATCGCGGGTAAGTTTGATGATGTGGCCAAACTGGTCCTGAAGGTGTTCGGGCCGGTCACCTTCGAGCTGATCGCGCCCGAAGGGAGCCGCAAGCTCAGTCTGGGTGGGGCGGCCAGCCATGTCGGCCCGGCGGAAGCCCCAGCTGCCCCAGTCCAGTCACCCTCCCTCCCCACACCGGGCGGGGCCACGCGAACTGAACCGGCCGCGGCCACACCCGAAATCGCGCCTTTTGATCCTGCGCCCCGGCGCACCAGCAGCCGTGGTCCGGCCTTCGAGCCGGTGGAGGCCGGCCCCCAGGCGTCGGCCCAGCGCCCTGCATCCCGGCCTGCCGCTGTGGCCACGCTGGACGCCCCACCACCACGCCCACAGGTGGTCGAGCGTTCCCAGACAGAGCAGCGGGTGCCGCCGGCCAGTCCGGACGATGTGGCGCGCTCACCACTGCCTGTCCACTCGCCCGCGCCCTGGGATACGGGACATGTCGCCGACGGGCCGCAGGCTCCTGCCGACGCCCAGGGAGGGGACCAGTTGCCTGCGGGCGGGCAGAGCCGTGATCTGTATGTCGTCGAGCCCATCACCGAAGAGCCCGACTGGGGCCAGATCGGCGGTCAGTTTGCCGGCGAGGTTCCACCCGACCTGGGCGATTCACCGTTTACCGAGTATGTGCCTCAGCGGCCCCGCCCGGCCGCCCCACCGGCTCCTGCGGCCGCCGAGCCCAGCGCTCCGGCCACGGCCGGCCGGCCGGCTGACATCCGTGCCCACCCGATGTATGAGGACATCAAGAGCCGCTTTAATGGCCGGGTCCGTGAAATCGGCAAGAACCGCAACGTTCCCGCTGTGACGCCGGAAAGTGACGTGGACGACGAGGACGCTGAAGTCTGA
- a CDS encoding MarR family winged helix-turn-helix transcriptional regulator: protein MTPASDASPMAFLQAFWEVWQTLAARVEAALSSRHGLDLRAFITLAYVQSNEPGADQPAALARLTGVPRYEMSRILSRLETGGAVTRQSTHSDARRVTVSATPEGRLLYAEAEQTVLEVVAPLLSQLGEPATAGLTTKLRQLAQAAGTQGDQS, encoded by the coding sequence ATGACTCCCGCTTCGGACGCCTCACCTATGGCCTTCCTGCAGGCCTTCTGGGAGGTCTGGCAGACGCTGGCGGCCCGGGTAGAAGCGGCGCTGAGCAGCCGGCATGGCCTGGATCTGCGCGCTTTTATCACGCTGGCCTATGTTCAGAGCAATGAGCCCGGAGCAGACCAGCCGGCTGCCTTGGCGCGCCTGACCGGTGTGCCACGGTATGAAATGAGCCGGATTCTCTCCCGGCTGGAGACGGGCGGGGCTGTCACCCGACAAAGCACCCATTCCGACGCCCGGCGGGTCACGGTGAGCGCCACCCCGGAGGGCCGCCTCCTTTACGCCGAGGCCGAGCAGACCGTTCTGGAAGTGGTGGCCCCACTGCTTTCTCAATTGGGAGAACCGGCCACGGCCGGGCTGACCACCAAGCTGCGGCAGCTTGCCCAGGCCGCCGGCACTCAAGGAGACCAGTCATGA
- a CDS encoding YciI family protein yields MSQPTLWIIESTYLKTGDELAAVTPRHREWLDQHYVSGVFLTSGRKLDGTGGVLVALAGSREQLEAIFQDDPFVKEGCSTYRYTAFTPVKRGRSLELSGVPLVE; encoded by the coding sequence ATGAGCCAACCGACCCTCTGGATTATCGAGAGCACGTACCTCAAGACGGGTGACGAACTGGCGGCCGTCACGCCCCGCCACCGTGAGTGGCTCGACCAACACTATGTCAGTGGGGTCTTTCTGACCAGTGGGCGCAAACTGGACGGCACTGGCGGCGTGCTTGTCGCCCTGGCCGGGAGCCGAGAGCAACTTGAAGCCATTTTTCAGGACGATCCCTTCGTGAAGGAGGGATGCAGCACCTACCGCTACACCGCCTTTACCCCAGTCAAGCGCGGCCGCAGCCTGGAGCTCAGCGGCGTGCCGCTGGTGGAATGA